One window of Nymphaea colorata isolate Beijing-Zhang1983 chromosome 1, ASM883128v2, whole genome shotgun sequence genomic DNA carries:
- the LOC116262428 gene encoding uncharacterized protein LOC116262428 isoform X4 — MEFESDLPQKIVDLLASAGYSRACDSSLSVLDKVTGGLAWCISRCNTNSDLCVASDGAACLQDQLKVGEIIGVALRSVGCPHPLETHQIQGLDYDHVYPVLEWIVNRITSMRENMRDENLVNATNLNWHLLMQKNADPHAQSNEAGEKLHTDEHSSDFEGLERLFGAATEKRDRAQQLLTSRLRKILHLKHQVDDMPTQMELIQYERRFAELYMQIQKMDELPHGGIPHFGNTPNGPEGDREKLQHTRRLYDTYNALLETKELASKEISLLNSINQQFQDAITSTSGRIKLINSLESISNGTQQPCEC, encoded by the exons aTGGAGTTTGAATCCGATCTCCCGCAGAAAATTGTCGACCTGTTAGCTTCCGCGGGTTATTCGAGGGCATGCGACTCTTCTCTCTCAGTTCTTGACAAGGTTACCGGTGGTCTGGCTTGGTGCATTTCCCGCTGCAATACCAACTCCGATCTCTGCGTCGCTTCTGATGGCGCCGCCTGTCTGCAAGATCAATT AAAAGTCGGTGAGATTATTGGGGTTGCGCTGCGGTCCGTTGGGTGTCCACATCCTCTTGAAACTCACCAGATTCAAGGCCTGGATTACGATCACGTCTATCCTGTTCTAGAATGGATCGTCAATCGGATTACTTCGATGCGGGAGAATATGAGAGATGAG AATCTAGTCAATGCAACTAATCTCAACTGGCATCTGCTTATGCAGAAAAATGCTGATCCACATGCACAATCGAATGAAGCAGGAGAAAAGCTTCATACAGATGAGCATTCCTCCGATTTTGAAGGTCTAGAACGTTTGTTCGGTGCTGCAACAGAAAAACGGGATAGAGCACAGCAA CTACTTACTTCCAGGTTAAGGAAAATACTACATTTGAAGCATCAGGTTGATGATATGCCTACCCAGATGGAACTTATCCA GTATGAACGGCGGTTTGCTGAATTGTACATGCAAATCCAG AAAATGGATGAGTTACCTCATGGTGGGATCCCACACTTCGGAAATACTCCTAATGGTCCTGAAGGGGATAGG GAAAAACTTCAACATACGCGAAGACTCTATGATACTTATAATGCTCTGCTAGAGACCAAGGAATTGGCATCAAAAgaaatttcattgttgaattcAATAAATCAACAG TTTCAAGATGCCATAACCAGTACAAGTGGCCGTATTAAGCTTATAAATTCCTTGGAGAGCATCTCAAATGGAACTCAGCAG CCATGTGAATGCTGA
- the LOC116262428 gene encoding uncharacterized protein LOC116262428 isoform X1 — protein sequence MEFESDLPQKIVDLLASAGYSRACDSSLSVLDKVTGGLAWCISRCNTNSDLCVASDGAACLQDQLKVGEIIGVALRSVGCPHPLETHQIQGLDYDHVYPVLEWIVNRITSMRENMRDENLVNATNLNWHLLMQKNADPHAQSNEAGEKLHTDEHSSDFEGLERLFGAATEKRDRAQQLLTSRLRKILHLKHQVDDMPTQMELIQYERRFAELYMQIQKMDELPHGGIPHFGNTPNGPEGDREKLQHTRRLYDTYNALLETKELASKEISLLNSINQQFQDAITSTSGRIKLINSLESISNGTQQKLDKLRLSLEEEQKICSGLKEKLAATTEEQHRFSSLLKSFQDEYAKNESLRTARAPT from the exons aTGGAGTTTGAATCCGATCTCCCGCAGAAAATTGTCGACCTGTTAGCTTCCGCGGGTTATTCGAGGGCATGCGACTCTTCTCTCTCAGTTCTTGACAAGGTTACCGGTGGTCTGGCTTGGTGCATTTCCCGCTGCAATACCAACTCCGATCTCTGCGTCGCTTCTGATGGCGCCGCCTGTCTGCAAGATCAATT AAAAGTCGGTGAGATTATTGGGGTTGCGCTGCGGTCCGTTGGGTGTCCACATCCTCTTGAAACTCACCAGATTCAAGGCCTGGATTACGATCACGTCTATCCTGTTCTAGAATGGATCGTCAATCGGATTACTTCGATGCGGGAGAATATGAGAGATGAG AATCTAGTCAATGCAACTAATCTCAACTGGCATCTGCTTATGCAGAAAAATGCTGATCCACATGCACAATCGAATGAAGCAGGAGAAAAGCTTCATACAGATGAGCATTCCTCCGATTTTGAAGGTCTAGAACGTTTGTTCGGTGCTGCAACAGAAAAACGGGATAGAGCACAGCAA CTACTTACTTCCAGGTTAAGGAAAATACTACATTTGAAGCATCAGGTTGATGATATGCCTACCCAGATGGAACTTATCCA GTATGAACGGCGGTTTGCTGAATTGTACATGCAAATCCAG AAAATGGATGAGTTACCTCATGGTGGGATCCCACACTTCGGAAATACTCCTAATGGTCCTGAAGGGGATAGG GAAAAACTTCAACATACGCGAAGACTCTATGATACTTATAATGCTCTGCTAGAGACCAAGGAATTGGCATCAAAAgaaatttcattgttgaattcAATAAATCAACAG TTTCAAGATGCCATAACCAGTACAAGTGGCCGTATTAAGCTTATAAATTCCTTGGAGAGCATCTCAAATGGAACTCAGCAG AAATTGGACAAACTTCGGCTTAGTTTGGAAGAGGAACAAAAGATATGTTCAGGCCTCAAGGAGAAGTTAGCTGCAACAACTGAAGAGCAGCACCGTTTCTCTTCCCTTTTAAAATCTTTCCAG GATGAGTACGCCAAGAATGAAAGTTTAAGGACTGCAAGGGCACCAACGTAG
- the LOC116262428 gene encoding uncharacterized protein LOC116262428 isoform X2: MEFESDLPQKIVDLLASAGYSRACDSSLSVLDKVTGGLAWCISRCNTNSDLCVASDGAACLQDQLKVGEIIGVALRSVGCPHPLETHQIQGLDYDHVYPVLEWIVNRITSMRENMRDEKNADPHAQSNEAGEKLHTDEHSSDFEGLERLFGAATEKRDRAQQLLTSRLRKILHLKHQVDDMPTQMELIQYERRFAELYMQIQKMDELPHGGIPHFGNTPNGPEGDREKLQHTRRLYDTYNALLETKELASKEISLLNSINQQFQDAITSTSGRIKLINSLESISNGTQQKLDKLRLSLEEEQKICSGLKEKLAATTEEQHRFSSLLKSFQDEYAKNESLRTARAPT; the protein is encoded by the exons aTGGAGTTTGAATCCGATCTCCCGCAGAAAATTGTCGACCTGTTAGCTTCCGCGGGTTATTCGAGGGCATGCGACTCTTCTCTCTCAGTTCTTGACAAGGTTACCGGTGGTCTGGCTTGGTGCATTTCCCGCTGCAATACCAACTCCGATCTCTGCGTCGCTTCTGATGGCGCCGCCTGTCTGCAAGATCAATT AAAAGTCGGTGAGATTATTGGGGTTGCGCTGCGGTCCGTTGGGTGTCCACATCCTCTTGAAACTCACCAGATTCAAGGCCTGGATTACGATCACGTCTATCCTGTTCTAGAATGGATCGTCAATCGGATTACTTCGATGCGGGAGAATATGAGAGATGAG AAAAATGCTGATCCACATGCACAATCGAATGAAGCAGGAGAAAAGCTTCATACAGATGAGCATTCCTCCGATTTTGAAGGTCTAGAACGTTTGTTCGGTGCTGCAACAGAAAAACGGGATAGAGCACAGCAA CTACTTACTTCCAGGTTAAGGAAAATACTACATTTGAAGCATCAGGTTGATGATATGCCTACCCAGATGGAACTTATCCA GTATGAACGGCGGTTTGCTGAATTGTACATGCAAATCCAG AAAATGGATGAGTTACCTCATGGTGGGATCCCACACTTCGGAAATACTCCTAATGGTCCTGAAGGGGATAGG GAAAAACTTCAACATACGCGAAGACTCTATGATACTTATAATGCTCTGCTAGAGACCAAGGAATTGGCATCAAAAgaaatttcattgttgaattcAATAAATCAACAG TTTCAAGATGCCATAACCAGTACAAGTGGCCGTATTAAGCTTATAAATTCCTTGGAGAGCATCTCAAATGGAACTCAGCAG AAATTGGACAAACTTCGGCTTAGTTTGGAAGAGGAACAAAAGATATGTTCAGGCCTCAAGGAGAAGTTAGCTGCAACAACTGAAGAGCAGCACCGTTTCTCTTCCCTTTTAAAATCTTTCCAG GATGAGTACGCCAAGAATGAAAGTTTAAGGACTGCAAGGGCACCAACGTAG
- the LOC116262428 gene encoding uncharacterized protein LOC116262428 isoform X3: MEFESDLPQKIVDLLASAGYSRACDSSLSVLDKVTGGLAWCISRCNTNSDLCVASDGAACLQDQLKVGEIIGVALRSVGCPHPLETHQIQGLDYDHVYPVLEWIVNRITSMRENMRDENLVNATNLNWHLLMQKNADPHAQSNEAGEKLHTDEHSSDFEGLERLFGAATEKRDRAQQLLTSRLRKILHLKHQVDDMPTQMELIQYERRFAELYMQIQEKLQHTRRLYDTYNALLETKELASKEISLLNSINQQFQDAITSTSGRIKLINSLESISNGTQQKLDKLRLSLEEEQKICSGLKEKLAATTEEQHRFSSLLKSFQDEYAKNESLRTARAPT; encoded by the exons aTGGAGTTTGAATCCGATCTCCCGCAGAAAATTGTCGACCTGTTAGCTTCCGCGGGTTATTCGAGGGCATGCGACTCTTCTCTCTCAGTTCTTGACAAGGTTACCGGTGGTCTGGCTTGGTGCATTTCCCGCTGCAATACCAACTCCGATCTCTGCGTCGCTTCTGATGGCGCCGCCTGTCTGCAAGATCAATT AAAAGTCGGTGAGATTATTGGGGTTGCGCTGCGGTCCGTTGGGTGTCCACATCCTCTTGAAACTCACCAGATTCAAGGCCTGGATTACGATCACGTCTATCCTGTTCTAGAATGGATCGTCAATCGGATTACTTCGATGCGGGAGAATATGAGAGATGAG AATCTAGTCAATGCAACTAATCTCAACTGGCATCTGCTTATGCAGAAAAATGCTGATCCACATGCACAATCGAATGAAGCAGGAGAAAAGCTTCATACAGATGAGCATTCCTCCGATTTTGAAGGTCTAGAACGTTTGTTCGGTGCTGCAACAGAAAAACGGGATAGAGCACAGCAA CTACTTACTTCCAGGTTAAGGAAAATACTACATTTGAAGCATCAGGTTGATGATATGCCTACCCAGATGGAACTTATCCA GTATGAACGGCGGTTTGCTGAATTGTACATGCAAATCCAG GAAAAACTTCAACATACGCGAAGACTCTATGATACTTATAATGCTCTGCTAGAGACCAAGGAATTGGCATCAAAAgaaatttcattgttgaattcAATAAATCAACAG TTTCAAGATGCCATAACCAGTACAAGTGGCCGTATTAAGCTTATAAATTCCTTGGAGAGCATCTCAAATGGAACTCAGCAG AAATTGGACAAACTTCGGCTTAGTTTGGAAGAGGAACAAAAGATATGTTCAGGCCTCAAGGAGAAGTTAGCTGCAACAACTGAAGAGCAGCACCGTTTCTCTTCCCTTTTAAAATCTTTCCAG GATGAGTACGCCAAGAATGAAAGTTTAAGGACTGCAAGGGCACCAACGTAG
- the LOC116262422 gene encoding gibberellin 3-beta-dioxygenase 1-like, which yields MPSLSQVYKDQPLTLPNPIMDLTRMEKVPDSHAWPPLEDYLDDVPSKDGIIPVISLSEPKLAVMNQVSRACKTWGMFQVVNHGIPMRLFAELESLGHQLFGLPMEQKLKALRAPDSISGYGVARISPFFDKMMWNEGFTVVGSPLEHARRLMPDNYDRFCAVIEEYETEMKHFAERLMELILSSLGLRKDDVEWAKNGFEHTNGVLQMNSYPMCPQPTTAMGLAAHTDSSVMTLLYQTSIAGLQVMKDGHWITVPPIPGAMVINLGDLLHILSNACFTAPLHRALVSQTHHRLSFAYFWGPPADTNVFPHPRLLSLNNPPLYQSITWHDYLKLKAKLFNKALPSLLLPGTA from the exons ATGCCTTCCCTTTCCCAAGTATACAAAGATCAGCCTCTGACCCTGCCTAACCCTATCATGGACCTCACCAGAATGGAGAAGGTCccagactctcatgcatggccACCCCTAGAAGACTACCTTGATGATGTGCCCTCCAAGGATGGCATCATACCTGTGATCAGCCTCTCAGAGCCCAAACTTGCTGTCATGAATCAAGTCTCACGTGCATGTAAGACTTGGGGCATGTTCCAGGTTGTAAACCATGGCATCCCTATGCGGCTTTTTGCAGAACTAGAGTCACTGGGGCACCAGCTTTTTGGACTTCCCATGGAACAGAAGCTTAAGGCCCTGCGCGCACCTGATAGCATCTCCGGCTATGGCGTCGCCCGCATATCGCCTTTCTTTGATAAGATGATGTGGAACGAAGGCTTCACAGTCGTCGGATCACCGCTAGAACACGCTCGCCGCCTTATGCCGGACAATTATGATCGGTTCTG TGCTGTAATTGAAGAGTACGAGACGGAGATGAAGCACTTTGCAGAGAGATTAATGGAGCTGATCCTTTCATCGCTGGGGCTGAGGAAAGACGACGTCGAGTGGGCAAAGAACGGCTTCGAACACACGAATGGCGTACTGCAGATGAACTCATATCCCATGTGCCCACAACCAACAACAGCCATGGGGCTAGCGGCACACACTGACTCATCAGTGATGACCCTTCTCTATCAGACCAGCATCGCAGGCCTTCAGGTCATGAAAGACGGGCACTGGATCACAGTCCCTCCAATCCCCGGCGCCATGGTCATCAACCTAGGCGACCTCCTTCACATCCTCTCCAATGCATGCTTCACCGCCCCCCTGCACCGTGCTCTGGTGAGCCAAACCCACCATCGCCTGTCGTTCGCCTACTTCTGGGGGCCGCCGGCAGATACCAACGTCTTCCCACACCCTCGTCTCTTGAGCCTGAACAATCCTCCTCTCTATCAGTCCATTACATGGCATGACTACCTCAAACTCAAGGCCAAGCTCTTCAACAAGGCACTGCCGTCATTGCTGCTACCAGGAACAGCGTAG